A window of Amphiprion ocellaris isolate individual 3 ecotype Okinawa chromosome 12, ASM2253959v1, whole genome shotgun sequence contains these coding sequences:
- the LOC111566435 gene encoding reticulon-4-interacting protein 1 homolog, mitochondrial-like, translated as MASVRAMASTSLLCLINAKAAGSIKTLSRAGCSVCFRRNLSSSPSRLQSCMSAWVIDQYGTNGVLRYTEEVTIPTINSASEVMIKVYAASLNPLDVSMRGGYGAKLMKLRRDPFSVMSADNEFPLILGRDVSGVVVDCGSEVTHFTPGDEVWAAVPPWKQGSLAEFVTLTEYEVSHKPKLLSHIEAASIPYVANTALSALVNAGGLCRDNASNKRVLITGGSGGVGTFSIQLLKAWGAHVTVTCSQNAEGLVRGLGADEVVDYTAGDIAEKLETMDKFDVVLDGVGGDTEEYAMGLLKPWSGAKYVTLVTPLLLNTDSMGLLDGTLHAGFTLHSKAIQNILSNGVFYRWGFYAPDGPALDEVSRLVDAGKILPVVEAQFPFTQVPQAFQKLEQGHARGKTVVRVTEEDDEQTEELLQSSRLDTAESEQEVQETAKQN; from the exons ATGGCTTCGGTCAGAGCTATGGCTTCAACCAGTCTCCTGTGTTTGATCAACGCGAAGGCAGCAGGCTCGATAAAAACATTATCCAGGGCAGGATGCAGTGTGTGCTTCAGGAGGAATTTGTCCAGTTCACCTTCAAGACTGCAAAGCTGCATGTCAGCCTGGGTCATTGATCAGTATGGCACTAATGGGGTCCTGAGGTACACAGAGGAAGTCACCATTCCCACCATCAATTCCGCTAGTGAGGTGATGATTAAAGTCTATGCAGCTAGTCTTAACCCTCTTGATGTATCTATGAGGG GTGGCTATGGAGCTAAATTGATGAAGTTAAGAAGGGATCCATTTTCTGTGATGAGCGCTGATAATGAGTTTCCCCTCATTCTTGGTCGGGATGTGTCCGGTGTAGTGGTGGACTGTGGATCTGAGGTTACCCACTTTACTCCAGGGGATGAG GTGTGGGCTGCCGTACCCCCATGGAAACAAGGCAGTCTGGCAGAATTTGTGACTCTGACAGAGTATGAG GTTTCCCACAAGCCAAAGTTATTGAGTCACATCGAGGCGGCGTCCATCCCCTACGTAGCCAACACTGCTCTGTCTGCACTTGTGAATGCAGGTGGTCTTTGCAGAGACAACGCTTCAAATAAAAG AGTTTTGATCACTGGAGGATCAGGAGGTGTTGGAACATTTTCCATTCAG CTACTGAAGGCTTGGGGAGCCCACGTAACCGTTACGTGCTCTCAGAATGCTGAAGGCCTCGTTAGAGGGCTCGGGGCTGACGAGGTGGTGGACTACACAGCGGGAGATATCGCTGAAAAACTAGAAACCATGGACAA GTTTGATGTTGTTTTGGACGGTGTGGGTGGAGATACAGAGGAGTATGCGATGGGCCTGCTGAAGCCCTGGTCTGGGGCAAAATATGTCACGCTGGTAACGCCTTTACTCCTCAACACCGACTCCATGGGCCTGTTAGACGGGACGCTTCATGCCGGCTTCACCCTTCACAGTAAAGCCATTCAG AACATACTATCAAACGGAGTCTTCTACAGGTGGGGGTTTTATGCTCCAGATGGGCCCGCTCTGGATGAGGTCAGCCGGCTGGTGGATGCAGGGAAG ATCCTCCCAGTCGTGGAGGCCCAGTTTCCATTCACCCAGGTGCCTCAGGCTTTCCAGAAGTTGGAGCAGGGCCACGCCAGAGGGAAGACTGTAGTCAGGGTGACTGAGGAGGACGACGAACAGACTGAGGAGCTGTTGCAGAGCAGCCGCTTAGACACTGCAGAGTCGGAGCAAGAAGTGCAAGAAACAGCCAAACAGAACTAA